A genome region from Triticum aestivum cultivar Chinese Spring chromosome 2B, IWGSC CS RefSeq v2.1, whole genome shotgun sequence includes the following:
- the LOC123047181 gene encoding uncharacterized aarF domain-containing protein kinase At1g71810, chloroplastic produces the protein MLLLRPLPLTLPAPALRARPAALGPRPRRRPPRPRAASAYGAGGVSEEDAFTRCSGYLFEEGLATEGDLPTAYDIPGIARVYGRRPLLVLRRSLQIGTSFGRWFALRYLDSLNDRADDMFEVRAAQLRRILLELGPAFVKIAQAVSSRPDVIPPAYLDELSLLQDRIAPFSTELAFDIIEKELQMPLDMIFSEMSPVPVAAASLGQVYQARLRSNGKLVAVKVQRPGVQAVISLDIYILRFLAGVARKVGKFNTDLQAVLDEWASSLFREMDYREEARNGLKFRELYGKLRDVMVPEMYLEQTRRRVLIMEWVEGERLSEVRDQYLVEVGVYCSLSQLLEYGFYHADPHPGNLLRTVDGKLAYLDFGMMGEFRQELRDGFIEACLHLVNRDFDGLAKDFVTLGLLPATAQKDEVTKALTGVFESAVNKGVQNISFGDLSGNLGQTMYKFKFQIPSYFSLVIRSLAVLEGIAISFNPNYKVLSSSYPWIARKVLTDNSPNLRSTLYTLLYKDGTFQIDRLESLLTESLRARTEQTLVRTQQDESDSSRFAIKQVLSFTLTEQGAFVKDLLLQEIAKGLDALGVATLSSVTSAAASRLPFAPSPSPSLNNEEATNLRNLYRLLLLVAKTPQKENSSRASGYESTGEKGDDGADDMSLVLNEMRSFPEFLPVLSVVPELSPESQQQFLLLPADLTNLVLSRAVARTIRRMFI, from the exons ATGCTTCTCCTCCGCCCGCTCCCGCTCACGCTCCCTGCCCCGGCCCTGCGGGCCAGGCCCGCGGCCCTGGGGCCGCGGCCTCGGAGGCGCCCGCCGCgtcctcgcgccgcctccgcctacgGCGCCGGTGGTGTCTCGGAGGAGGACGCCTTCACCAGGTGCTCGGGGTACCTGTTCGAGGAGGGGCTGGCGACCGAGGGGGACCTCCCCACCGCGTACGACATCCCCGGCATCGCTAGAGTGTAcggccgccgcccgctcctcgtgcTCCGCCGCTCGCTGCAGATCGGGACCTCCTTCGGCCGCTGGTTCGCTCTGCGCTACCTCGACAGCCTCAACGACCGCGCCGACGACATGTTCGAG GTCAGGGCTGCTCAGCTCAGGAGGATTCTACTGGAGCTTGGCCCG GCATTTGTGAAGATCGCACAAGCAGTTTCCTCACGGCCG GATGTGATTCCTCCTGCATACCTCGATGAACTTTCACTACTTCAAGACCGCATAGCACCATTTTCCACTGAGCTTGCTTTCGATATTATAGAAAAGGAGCTTCAGATGCCACTCGACATGATTTTCTCTGAAATGTCACCAGTGCCTGTTGCTGCTGCATCTCTTGGGCAG GTTTACCAGGCTAGGTTACGTTCCAATGGGAAGTTAGTTGCCGTAAAAGTACAAAGGCCTGGAGTCCAAGCCGTAATTTCCTTGGATATCTATATCTTGAGGTTCCTCGCTGGTGTTGCCAGGAAGGTTGGCAAGTTCAACACAGACCTTCAG GCTGTCCTTGATGAATGGGCGTCAAGTTTATTTCGG GAGATGGATTATAGAGAAGAAGCGAGAAATGGACTTAAGTTCAG GGAATTATATGGGAAACTTAGAGATGTGATGGTTCCAGAAATGTATCTGGAGCAGACGAGAAGACGAGTCCTTATCATGGAATGGGTTGAG GGGGAAAGGTTGTCTGAAGTTAGAGATCAATATCTGGTTGAG GTTGGAGTATACTGTTCACTTTCCCAGCTTTTGGAATATGGATTTTATCATGCAGACCCACATCCTGGAAATCTTCTACGCACAGTTGATGGGAAGCTAGCATACTTAG ATTTTGGAATGATGGGAGAATTCCGACAAGAACTCCGTGATGGATTTATTGAAGCTTGTCTACATCTTGTTAACCGGGATTTTGATGGTTTAGCAAaagattttgttactcttgg TTTGCTTCCTGCAACTGCTCAGAAAGATGAAGTGACAAAGGCATTGACAG GTGTATTTGAAAGTGCAGTTAACAAAGGAGTTCAAAATATAAGCTTTGGAGATCTGTCAGGGAATCTTGGGCAAACAAT GTATAAATTCAAGTTCCAGATACCTTCATACTTCTCTCTTGTAATCCGAAG TCTTGCTGTCTTGGAAGGCATTGCAATCAGCTTCAATCCCAACTACAAAGTCTTGAGCAGTTCATACCCATGGATTGCAAGAAAAGTTCTCACTGACAACTCACCTAACCTTCGGTCAACATTGTACACGCTACTTTATAAG GATGGCACTTTCCAGATTGACCGTTTGGAGTCTTTGTTAACCGAG TCGCTCCGGGCAAGAACAGAGCAGACCTTGGTCAGAACTCAACAAGATGAAAGTGATAGTTCAAGATTTGCAATTAAACAAGTGCTGTCATTTACACTCACTGAACAG GGTGCCTTTGTGAAGGATTTACTTCTTCAGGAGATTGCTAAG GGACTAGATGCACTTGGAGTGGCCACATTAAGTTCTGTAACGTCCGCTGCAGCCTCAAGATTGCCATTTGCACCATCCCCATCACCATCACTGAACAACGAGGAGGCCACTAACTTGAGAAACCTCTACCGCCTTCTCCTACTTGTAGCTAAGACTCCTCAAAAGGAAAACTCATCACGG GCTTCTGGATATGAAAGCACTGGGGAGAAAGGAGATGATGGCGCAGATGATATGTCTCTTGTGTTAAATGAGATGAGGTCTTTTCCAGAGTTTCTGCCAGTTCTTTCTGTCGTTCCTGAG CTTTCACCAGAGTCCCAACAGCAGTTTCTCCTCCTGCCTGCGGATTTAACTAATCTTGTTTTATCTCGTGCTGTTGCAAGAACCATCAGAAGAATGTTCATATGA
- the LOC123047182 gene encoding uncharacterized protein codes for MAIVAGLVAPAAKPLGLSGAGRQHRRGWRVAVASSSAAASGVDLKALGAAIDKKDGDEARQALDQLKELGWAKRWSSQPYMSRRTTSLRELTNLGIKNAENLAIPSVRNDAAFLFTVVGTTGFLAVLAGQLPGDWGFFVPYLTGSISLVVLAIGSISPGLLQVAIGSFSAVFPDYQERIARHEAAHFLVAYLTGLPILGYSLDIGKEHVNLVDDQLQKLLYSGQLDQKEVDRLAVISMAGLAAEGLQYDKVVGQSADLFTLQRFLNRTKPPLGKAQQQNLTRWAVLIAASLLKNNKAAHDALVSAMSQKATVLGCIEAIENAS; via the exons ATGGCGATCGTGGCAGGTCTCGTCGCGCCCGCCGCGAAACCTCTCGGGCTCTCCGGCGCGGGGCGGCAGCACCGGCGTGGCTGGCGCGTCGCGGTGGCGTCCTcctcggcggcggcgtccggggTGGACCTCAAGGCGCTCGGGGCCGCCATCGATAAG AAGGACGGCGACGAGGCCAGGCAGGCGCTGGACCAGCTCAAGGAGCTCGGCTGGGCGAAGCGGTGGAGCTCGCAGCCctacatgtcccgccgcacg ACGTCTCTGAGGGAGCTCACCAACCTCGGGATCAAGAACGCCGAGAACCTCGCGATCCCGAGCGTTAGAAACGAT GCAGCGTTTCTGTTCACGGTCGTCGGCACCACCGGATTCCTGGCCGTCCTTGCAGGCCAGCTCCCCGGG GATTGGGGCTTCTTCGTTCCCTACTTGACCGGAAGCATTTCCTTGGTAGTACTAGCCATCGGAAGTATATCCCCAGG TCTTCTGCAGGTTGCAATTGGTTCTTTTTCTGCAGTTTTCCCTGACTACCAAGAGAGAATTGCTAGGCATGAAGCTGCTCATTTTTTGG TTGCCTATTTGACTGGGCTACCTATTCTGGGGTACTCTTTGGACATTGGGAAGGAGCATGTTAATCTCGTTGATGATCAGTTACAGAAGCTGCTATACAGCGGTCAGCTTGATCAAAAGGAAGTGGACAG GTTAGCTGTGATCTCCATGGCCGGGCTGGCTGCTGAAGGTCTGCAGTACGACAAGGTCGTCGGCCAATCAGCCGACCTCTTCACCCTTCAG AGGTTCTTGAACAGGACTAAGCCGCCGCTGGGCAAAGCACAGCAGCAGAACCTTACGAGATGGGCG GTGCTGATTGCCGCCTCGCTTCTGAAGAACAACAAGGCGGCGCACGACGCCCTGGTGTCCGCCATGTCGCAGAAGGCCACCGTGCTCGGGTGCATCGAGGCGATAGAGAACGCCTCCTGA